Proteins encoded by one window of Pseudokineococcus lusitanus:
- a CDS encoding PKD domain-containing protein has translation MGTTGPRRRVRRAARRAAVLPLLLLAPLLVAPPVTAAPASSSSTSAAPAPVSADVLPTVQVDGVVWDTLVLGGTVYATGSFAQARPAGAAPGTQLTPRSNVLAFDLATGELLTGWDAVLDGQGLALAASADGSRIFVGGDFAAVDGVPRNRLAALDARTGDLVTGWKANAGARVRALAVSGDTLYVGGVFTTLAGQARTRLGAVSATTGAPTTWAPTADAEVTALAVPEGTGSVVVAGRFTTLDDQVARGSGAVDAVTGASRPWAVNATIQNYGPDSAIYSLTTSGGQVFGSGYDFGGPSDFENTFAADAATGTLQWVAGCYGDTYDTAPVGGVLYSVGHPHNCSAIGGNPETSPRSWQRAMVTTTAPAADGSTNVGGPFPGQPRPELLAWTPELAAGTVTGQQQGAWTVSATDGYVVLGGEFPTVNGVAQQGLVRFVPRAASPRREGPNGYTDLAPAVTATAPGVLRASWRAAYDRDDRVLTYELLRGEKLSTATVVGRRTASTAWWSRPTLALSDATVPAGAPQTYRVRVADADGNVLVGPKVTVDGPATAATPSPSADAVVADGATAYWRLGEPSGTRAFDLVGADDLVLPTSAARGAAGVLAGDAATTFAGSGSLQGVSTTAQAAPQTYSVEAWFRTTSRRGGKVVGVGSSRTGASATTDRNVYLTSSGQLVHAVSTGGTVRGVQSAAAYNDGRWHHLVASLGADGMQLSVDGVLVGRRADVTSARSLTGYWRVGGDSLSGWPLRPASDALAGTVDEVAVYPTVLTTGQVRSHAAAGGLAAPNDVPTAVATVTPSWSSVQLDGTASSDPDGRVVAWAWDLGDGSTTTGATARHTYAAAGRYTVTLVVTDDRGATARTTAVVDVVEPPNTAPTATVAASTGGLDVSLDGSGSTDADGRVVAWAWDLGDGQVAAGERVRHTYAAGGTYVVTLTATDDDGATATASRTVEVVAPPVVPAGTVAWDTFARTVAGGLGTAELGGAWTTTGAAGGTSVDGAAGVLSVAAGRAVSGRLASVAAGDVSLTTTVRPDALPTGGGVFVAGAVRAGTDGEYRAKVRVLADGSVTLGLARTDGTAETTLAAPVAVPGLVVAPGAGLRLRLEAVGTDPTMLRARAWAEGTAEPDGWQRTATDATASRQGPGGVGLWAYLSGSSTAPVALRVDDLAAGTGVARR, from the coding sequence ATGGGCACCACGGGTCCCCGGCGGCGGGTGCGTCGCGCGGCACGACGGGCGGCGGTGCTCCCGCTGCTCCTGCTCGCCCCGCTCCTCGTCGCCCCGCCGGTGACGGCCGCCCCGGCGTCGTCGTCGTCGACGTCGGCGGCCCCGGCCCCGGTGAGCGCCGACGTGCTGCCGACGGTGCAGGTCGACGGGGTGGTGTGGGACACGCTCGTCCTCGGCGGGACGGTGTACGCCACCGGCTCCTTCGCGCAGGCGCGGCCCGCCGGCGCCGCGCCGGGCACGCAGCTGACGCCGCGGTCGAACGTCCTGGCCTTCGACCTCGCGACGGGCGAGCTCCTCACCGGCTGGGACGCGGTCCTCGACGGCCAGGGCCTCGCGCTCGCGGCGTCGGCCGACGGCAGCCGCATCTTCGTCGGCGGTGACTTCGCCGCCGTGGACGGGGTGCCCCGCAACCGCCTGGCCGCGCTGGACGCCCGCACGGGTGACCTCGTGACGGGGTGGAAGGCCAACGCCGGCGCCCGCGTCCGTGCGCTCGCCGTGAGCGGCGACACCCTCTACGTCGGCGGCGTCTTCACGACGCTCGCGGGCCAGGCCCGCACCCGGCTGGGAGCGGTCTCCGCCACGACGGGGGCGCCGACGACGTGGGCGCCGACCGCCGACGCCGAGGTGACGGCGCTCGCCGTGCCAGAGGGCACCGGGTCCGTCGTCGTCGCGGGCCGTTTCACGACGCTCGACGACCAGGTCGCCCGCGGCAGCGGGGCGGTCGACGCCGTCACCGGCGCGAGCCGGCCGTGGGCCGTCAACGCGACGATCCAGAACTACGGCCCGGACTCGGCGATCTACTCGCTGACGACGAGCGGCGGCCAGGTCTTCGGCTCGGGGTACGACTTCGGCGGGCCCAGCGACTTCGAGAACACCTTCGCCGCGGACGCCGCCACGGGGACCCTGCAGTGGGTGGCCGGGTGCTACGGCGACACCTACGACACGGCTCCCGTGGGGGGCGTCCTCTACTCCGTGGGCCACCCGCACAACTGCTCGGCGATCGGTGGCAACCCCGAGACGAGCCCGCGCTCGTGGCAGCGCGCCATGGTGACGACGACGGCGCCGGCCGCGGACGGCTCGACGAACGTCGGCGGGCCCTTCCCCGGGCAGCCGCGCCCCGAGCTCCTCGCGTGGACGCCCGAGCTGGCCGCGGGCACGGTCACCGGGCAGCAGCAGGGTGCGTGGACGGTCAGCGCGACGGACGGCTACGTCGTCCTCGGCGGCGAGTTCCCCACCGTCAACGGCGTGGCCCAGCAGGGGCTCGTCCGCTTCGTGCCCCGCGCCGCCTCCCCCCGCCGGGAGGGCCCCAACGGCTACACCGACCTGGCACCGGCCGTCACGGCCACGGCGCCGGGCGTCCTGCGGGCGTCGTGGCGCGCGGCGTACGACCGCGACGACCGCGTCCTGACGTACGAGCTGCTCCGGGGGGAGAAGCTGTCCACGGCGACCGTCGTGGGTCGCCGCACGGCGTCCACGGCCTGGTGGTCCCGGCCGACCCTGGCCCTCTCGGACGCCACCGTCCCCGCCGGCGCCCCGCAGACCTACCGCGTGCGGGTGGCCGACGCCGACGGCAACGTCCTCGTCGGCCCGAAGGTGACCGTCGACGGCCCGGCGACCGCCGCCACGCCGAGCCCCTCCGCCGACGCGGTGGTCGCCGACGGCGCCACGGCGTACTGGCGGCTCGGCGAGCCGTCGGGCACACGCGCCTTCGACCTCGTCGGCGCCGACGACCTCGTGCTGCCGACGTCGGCCGCGCGCGGCGCCGCGGGCGTCCTGGCCGGCGACGCGGCGACGACCTTCGCGGGGAGCGGGTCGCTGCAGGGCGTCTCGACGACGGCGCAGGCCGCGCCGCAGACGTACTCCGTCGAGGCGTGGTTCCGCACGACGAGCCGCCGCGGCGGCAAGGTCGTCGGCGTCGGGAGCAGCCGGACCGGCGCCAGCGCCACGACGGACCGCAACGTCTACCTCACGAGCTCGGGCCAGCTCGTCCACGCCGTCAGCACCGGCGGCACGGTGCGCGGCGTCCAGAGCGCCGCCGCCTACAACGACGGGCGGTGGCACCACCTCGTCGCCTCGCTCGGGGCGGACGGGATGCAGCTGTCCGTCGACGGCGTCCTCGTGGGGCGTCGGGCCGACGTGACGTCCGCCCGGTCCCTCACGGGCTACTGGCGTGTCGGCGGGGACTCGCTGTCCGGCTGGCCACTGCGGCCGGCGTCGGACGCGCTCGCCGGGACCGTCGACGAGGTGGCGGTCTACCCGACCGTGCTGACGACGGGCCAGGTGCGGTCCCACGCCGCGGCCGGCGGCCTCGCCGCCCCGAACGACGTCCCCACGGCGGTCGCGACGGTCACGCCCTCGTGGTCGTCCGTGCAGCTCGACGGCACCGCCTCGAGCGACCCCGACGGCCGGGTCGTCGCGTGGGCCTGGGACCTGGGCGACGGGTCGACGACGACCGGGGCCACGGCCCGCCACACCTACGCGGCGGCCGGCCGGTACACGGTGACCCTCGTCGTCACCGACGACCGTGGCGCCACGGCCCGCACGACCGCGGTCGTCGACGTCGTCGAGCCGCCCAACACGGCCCCCACGGCGACGGTCGCCGCGAGCACGGGCGGCCTGGACGTCTCCCTCGACGGCAGCGGGTCGACGGACGCCGACGGCCGGGTCGTCGCGTGGGCCTGGGACCTCGGCGACGGGCAGGTGGCCGCGGGGGAGCGGGTCCGGCACACCTACGCCGCGGGCGGCACCTACGTCGTCACCCTCACGGCCACCGACGACGACGGCGCCACCGCGACCGCGAGCCGCACCGTCGAGGTGGTCGCGCCGCCGGTGGTCCCCGCGGGGACCGTCGCCTGGGACACCTTCGCCCGCACCGTCGCCGGCGGGCTCGGCACGGCCGAGCTCGGCGGCGCGTGGACGACGACCGGGGCCGCGGGCGGGACCTCCGTCGACGGTGCCGCCGGGGTGCTCTCCGTGGCCGCCGGCCGTGCCGTCAGCGGCCGGCTGGCGTCCGTGGCCGCGGGGGACGTCTCGCTGACGACGACCGTGCGGCCCGACGCCCTGCCCACGGGCGGCGGCGTCTTCGTGGCGGGCGCGGTGCGGGCGGGGACCGACGGCGAGTACCGCGCCAAGGTGCGGGTGCTCGCCGACGGGTCCGTGACCCTCGGGCTGGCCCGCACCGACGGCACGGCCGAGACGACGCTGGCCGCGCCCGTGGCCGTGCCGGGGCTCGTGGTGGCGCCCGGCGCCGGCCTGCGGCTCCGCCTCGAGGCCGTGGGCACCGACCCGACGATGCTGCGGGCCCGGGCGTGGGCCGAGGGCACGGCGGAGCCGGACGGCTGGCAGCGCACGGCCACCGACGCCACGGCGTCCCGCCAGGGGCCCGGCGGCGTCGGGCTGTGGGCGTACCTCTCCGGCTCGTCGACGGCCCCGGTCGCCCTGCGCGTCGACGACCTCGCCGCGGGCACCGGCGTCGCCCGGCGGTGA
- a CDS encoding PKD domain-containing protein: MSTTGHRRRAARWAAVLPLLLVAPLASLPPATAATTTTTTAPAAVSADVLPTVQVDGVVWDTLVVGGTVYDTGKFAQARPAGAAPGTQLTARSNILAFDLATGNLLTTWNASLDGQGLALAASADGSRIFVGGDFATVNGTARARVAALDARTGALVTGFRANANARVRALAVRGDTLYVGGIFTTLAGQARTRLGAVSAVTGALTTWAPTADAEVMALAVPAGTGSVVAAGRFATLNGQTARGSGALEAGGTGASRPWAANATIQNYGADSAIYSLSTSGSQVFGSGYDYYGPSDFENTFAADAATGTLQWVAGCYGDTYDTAPVGGVLYSVGHPHNCSAIGGNPETTPRSFQRAMVTTTAPAADGSTNVGGPFPGRARPDLLAWTPDLASGKVTGQQQAAWTVSATSGYVVLGGEFPTVNGTAQQGLVRFAARASSPRKQGPNGYTELAPTATATAPGTLRLAWRAAFDRDDRVLTYELLRGEKLSTATVVGRRTAPSAWWSRPTLALSDSTAPAGTTQTYRVRVSDPDGNTMVSATTTATAPGSTATPSPYADAVLADGATSLWRLGEASGPTAFDSAGADDLTLPVSAVRGADGAVTGDTATTFAGTAALQGVSTVAQPGPNTFSVESWVRTTSTQGGKLVGFGNSRTAGSTSYDRHVYMTPGGQLVFGVYPGTARTVQSTAAYNDGRWHHVVATLGAGGMQLYVDGTLVGARTDTTAGQAYTGWWHVGGDTLGGWPGRGTPDSLAGTVDEVAVYPTVLTTAQVRAHAAAGGAAAPNDAPVAAATATTSGLSVQLDGTASSDPDGRVASWSWALGDGTTTTGATATHTYAAAGRYTVTLTVTDDRGASTSTTRVVEVTAPANTAPTAALAATTSDLSVQLDGTGSADADGRVVSWTWDLGDGETATGATTSHTYSAAGRYTVTLTVADDAGATATATRTVEVTAPPVAPAVPAGTVAADTFTRSVTGGLGTAEVGGAWTTSGSGSSAAVDGTAGAVTVGAGRAGTARLADVSAGDVSLATTARFPALPTGGGAYVAGTVRAGADGEYRAKVRVLADGSVTLGLTRLDGSTETTLAAATTVAGLTVDPAAGATGLRLRVEAVGSSPTTLRARVWAEGAAEPATWQRTATDATAARQAPGSIGLWTYLSGSSTAPVVVRHDDLSATTATTR, from the coding sequence ATGAGCACCACGGGTCACCGGCGGCGCGCCGCGCGCTGGGCGGCGGTCCTGCCGCTGCTGCTCGTCGCCCCCCTCGCGAGCCTGCCGCCCGCCACGGCGGCCACGACGACGACCACGACGGCCCCGGCGGCCGTGAGCGCCGACGTGCTGCCCACCGTCCAGGTGGACGGCGTCGTCTGGGACACGCTCGTCGTCGGCGGCACCGTCTACGACACAGGCAAGTTCGCCCAGGCGCGCCCGGCCGGCGCGGCCCCGGGCACCCAGCTGACGGCGCGGTCGAACATCCTCGCCTTCGACCTCGCGACGGGGAACCTCCTCACCACCTGGAACGCCTCGCTCGACGGGCAGGGCCTCGCGCTCGCCGCCTCGGCGGACGGCAGCCGGATCTTCGTCGGCGGCGACTTCGCCACCGTCAACGGCACCGCCCGCGCCCGGGTGGCCGCGCTCGACGCGCGCACCGGCGCGCTCGTCACCGGCTTCCGGGCCAACGCCAACGCCCGCGTCCGCGCCCTCGCCGTCCGCGGCGACACCCTCTACGTCGGCGGTATCTTCACGACGCTGGCCGGGCAGGCCCGCACGCGGCTCGGGGCCGTCTCGGCCGTCACCGGCGCCCTGACGACGTGGGCGCCCACCGCCGACGCCGAGGTCATGGCGCTCGCCGTGCCCGCCGGCACGGGCTCCGTCGTCGCCGCCGGCCGCTTCGCCACGCTCAACGGGCAGACCGCCCGGGGCAGCGGCGCCCTCGAGGCCGGGGGCACGGGCGCCTCCCGTCCCTGGGCCGCGAACGCCACCATCCAGAACTACGGGGCCGACTCGGCGATCTACTCGCTGTCGACGAGCGGCTCCCAGGTCTTCGGCTCCGGCTACGACTACTACGGGCCGAGCGACTTCGAGAACACCTTCGCCGCGGACGCGGCCACGGGCACCCTCCAGTGGGTCGCCGGCTGCTACGGCGACACCTACGACACCGCCCCGGTCGGCGGCGTCCTGTACTCCGTCGGGCACCCGCACAACTGCTCGGCCATCGGCGGCAACCCCGAGACGACGCCGCGCAGCTTCCAGCGCGCCATGGTGACGACGACGGCGCCGGCCGCGGACGGCTCGACCAACGTCGGCGGCCCCTTCCCGGGCCGGGCCCGTCCCGACCTCCTCGCCTGGACCCCGGACCTGGCTTCGGGCAAGGTCACCGGCCAGCAGCAGGCCGCCTGGACCGTCAGCGCCACGAGCGGCTACGTCGTCCTCGGCGGCGAGTTCCCCACCGTCAACGGCACGGCGCAGCAGGGCCTCGTCCGCTTCGCCGCGCGGGCGTCGTCGCCGCGCAAGCAGGGCCCGAACGGCTACACCGAGCTCGCGCCGACGGCCACGGCCACCGCGCCGGGGACGCTGCGGCTCGCCTGGCGCGCCGCCTTCGACCGCGACGACCGCGTCCTCACCTACGAGCTGCTCCGTGGCGAGAAGCTGAGCACCGCCACGGTCGTCGGCCGCCGCACGGCCCCCTCGGCCTGGTGGTCGCGGCCCACGCTCGCGCTGTCGGACAGCACCGCCCCCGCGGGGACGACGCAGACCTACCGCGTGCGGGTCAGCGACCCCGACGGCAACACCATGGTCAGCGCGACGACGACGGCGACCGCCCCGGGCTCGACCGCGACGCCCAGCCCCTACGCCGACGCCGTCCTCGCCGACGGCGCCACGTCCCTGTGGCGCCTGGGCGAGGCCTCCGGCCCGACGGCCTTCGACTCGGCCGGCGCCGACGACCTCACGCTCCCCGTGAGCGCCGTCCGCGGCGCCGACGGCGCCGTGACCGGCGACACGGCGACGACCTTCGCCGGCACCGCCGCCCTGCAGGGCGTCTCGACCGTCGCGCAGCCGGGCCCGAACACCTTCTCCGTCGAGTCGTGGGTGCGCACCACCTCGACGCAGGGCGGCAAGCTCGTCGGCTTCGGCAACAGCCGGACCGCCGGGTCCACCTCGTACGACCGGCACGTCTACATGACGCCGGGCGGCCAGCTCGTCTTCGGCGTCTACCCCGGCACCGCCCGCACCGTGCAGAGCACCGCCGCCTACAACGACGGCCGCTGGCACCACGTCGTCGCCACGCTCGGCGCGGGCGGCATGCAGCTCTACGTCGACGGCACCCTCGTCGGCGCCCGGACGGACACCACCGCGGGCCAGGCCTACACCGGCTGGTGGCACGTCGGCGGCGACACCCTGGGCGGCTGGCCGGGCCGGGGCACGCCCGACTCCCTCGCCGGCACGGTCGACGAGGTCGCCGTGTACCCGACCGTGCTGACGACCGCGCAGGTGCGCGCCCACGCCGCCGCGGGCGGCGCGGCCGCCCCCAACGACGCGCCCGTCGCCGCCGCGACGGCCACGACCTCGGGCCTGTCGGTGCAGCTCGACGGCACCGCCTCGAGCGACCCCGACGGCCGGGTCGCCTCCTGGTCCTGGGCCCTCGGCGACGGGACGACCACGACGGGCGCGACCGCGACGCACACCTACGCCGCGGCCGGCCGCTACACCGTCACCCTCACCGTCACCGACGACCGCGGCGCGAGCACCAGCACCACCCGCGTCGTCGAGGTCACGGCACCCGCCAACACGGCGCCGACGGCGGCCCTCGCCGCGACGACGTCCGACCTGTCCGTGCAGCTCGACGGCACGGGCTCCGCTGACGCCGACGGCCGGGTCGTCTCGTGGACGTGGGACCTCGGCGACGGGGAGACCGCCACCGGCGCGACGACGAGCCACACCTACTCGGCGGCCGGCCGCTACACCGTCACCCTCACCGTCGCGGACGACGCGGGCGCCACGGCGACCGCCACCCGCACCGTCGAGGTGACGGCCCCGCCGGTCGCCCCCGCCGTCCCGGCGGGCACGGTGGCCGCCGACACCTTCACCCGCTCGGTGACGGGCGGGCTCGGCACCGCCGAGGTCGGCGGTGCGTGGACGACGTCCGGCTCCGGCTCGAGCGCCGCCGTCGACGGCACGGCCGGTGCGGTCACCGTCGGGGCCGGCCGCGCGGGCACCGCCCGCCTCGCCGACGTCTCGGCGGGCGACGTCTCGCTCGCCACGACCGCCCGCTTCCCCGCCCTGCCCACCGGCGGCGGCGCCTACGTCGCCGGCACGGTGCGGGCCGGCGCGGACGGCGAGTACCGCGCCAAGGTGCGGGTGCTGGCCGACGGCTCGGTGACGCTGGGGCTCACCCGGCTCGACGGCTCCACCGAGACCACGCTGGCCGCCGCGACGACCGTGGCGGGGCTGACGGTCGACCCGGCCGCCGGCGCCACCGGGCTCCGGCTGCGCGTCGAGGCGGTCGGCTCCTCCCCGACGACCCTGCGGGCGCGGGTGTGGGCCGAGGGCGCCGCCGAGCCCGCCACGTGGCAGCGCACGGCGACCGACGCGACCGCGGCACGCCAGGCGCCTGGGAGCATCGGGCTGTGGACGTACCTCTCCGGCTCGTCGACGGCCCCGGTCGTCGTCCGCCACGACGACCTCTCGGCCACGACGGCGACCACGCGGTGA
- a CDS encoding glycosyltransferase family 4 protein, producing the protein MLVTHPSAELYGSDRMLAESVHGLVDAGTDVVVALPSRGPLVPLLEAAGATVVGTSVPVLRKSSLRPAGALRLAVDGVRGLVGALALLRAGRPAAVYVSTQVQPLWLLAGRLAGVPVVGHVHEAEGAAARLLRRALASPLRGAATVLVNSRYAGDVLVGSEPALAGRPVVVPNGVAGPPDGPTPLEVPAPGAPVRLVYVGRLSERKGVLVAVEALAELRRRGVDASLDLVGDVFAEHAAFGERLDAALADPALVGHVHRHGFVPAVWPRLAAATVVLVPSLLPEPFGNTAVEAVLAGRPVVASSTGGLPEALAGCGASRLVPPGEPGAVADAVEAVLAGGPRTVEAAARDAVLLADRHAPGGYREAVAGAVLAAVAPAGAAR; encoded by the coding sequence GTGCTCGTCACCCACCCCTCGGCCGAGCTGTACGGCTCGGACCGGATGCTCGCCGAGTCCGTGCACGGGCTCGTCGACGCCGGCACGGACGTCGTCGTGGCCCTGCCGTCCCGGGGGCCGCTCGTGCCGCTGCTCGAGGCCGCCGGCGCGACCGTGGTCGGCACGTCGGTGCCGGTGCTGCGCAAGTCCTCGCTCCGGCCCGCCGGCGCCCTGCGCCTGGCCGTCGACGGCGTCCGCGGCCTCGTCGGCGCGCTCGCGCTCCTGCGGGCGGGGCGACCCGCCGCCGTCTACGTCAGCACCCAGGTGCAGCCCCTGTGGCTGCTCGCCGGGCGGCTCGCGGGGGTGCCCGTCGTCGGGCACGTCCACGAGGCCGAGGGCGCCGCGGCGCGCCTGCTGCGGCGGGCGCTCGCCTCCCCGCTGCGGGGCGCGGCCACGGTGCTCGTCAACAGCCGGTACGCGGGCGACGTCCTCGTCGGCTCCGAGCCGGCGCTGGCCGGGCGGCCCGTCGTGGTCCCCAACGGCGTCGCGGGCCCGCCCGACGGCCCGACGCCGCTCGAGGTCCCCGCCCCGGGCGCCCCCGTCCGGCTCGTGTACGTCGGCCGGCTCTCCGAGCGCAAGGGCGTCCTCGTCGCCGTGGAGGCCCTCGCCGAGCTGCGGCGGCGCGGCGTCGACGCGTCGCTCGACCTCGTCGGCGACGTCTTCGCCGAGCACGCCGCCTTCGGCGAGCGCCTCGACGCCGCGCTGGCGGACCCCGCCCTCGTCGGCCACGTGCACCGTCACGGGTTCGTGCCGGCGGTGTGGCCGCGGCTGGCGGCGGCCACCGTCGTCCTCGTCCCGTCGCTGCTGCCCGAGCCCTTCGGCAACACCGCGGTCGAGGCGGTCCTCGCCGGCCGCCCGGTCGTGGCCTCCTCGACGGGCGGGCTGCCCGAGGCCCTGGCCGGCTGCGGCGCCTCCCGCCTCGTGCCGCCGGGGGAGCCCGGCGCGGTCGCCGACGCCGTCGAGGCCGTCCTCGCCGGCGGCCCGCGCACGGTCGAGGCCGCCGCCCGCGACGCCGTCCTGCTCGCCGACCGGCACGCCCCCGGGGGGTACCGGGAGGCCGTCGCCGGGGCCGTCCTCGCGGCGGTCGCGCCCGCCGGGGCCGCGCGGTGA
- a CDS encoding glycosyltransferase family 2 protein: MTAAAPRVVVAVLTYRRPEDLREVLPEVAAQCAAQTAAGTPSRVLVVDNDPDGSALPEVAALGLAGVDVVHEPEPGIAAARNRALDAADGAGDDVLVFLDDDERPCEGWLGLLLSTWRAEGGGAVVGPVVSRFPGEPAPWVHAGGFFTRRRLATGTRVDVAATNNLLLDLAQVRAAAPGGLRFDARFGVSGGSDTLFTRLLHASGAELVWCDEAVVTDVVPVSRTTRSWVLRRQLRSGNSHARVEVVVAPSAPARVLARSACAGRGLLRVVAGAGGTVAGTVRGDTSMQARGAKALARGTGMLGGALGWTYAEYRRPTTKPPSAVDGS, translated from the coding sequence GTGACCGCCGCGGCGCCCCGCGTCGTCGTCGCCGTCCTCACCTACCGCCGGCCCGAGGACCTGCGGGAGGTGCTGCCCGAGGTCGCCGCCCAGTGCGCGGCGCAGACCGCGGCCGGGACGCCGTCGCGCGTCCTCGTCGTCGACAACGACCCGGACGGCTCGGCGCTGCCCGAGGTCGCGGCGCTCGGCCTCGCCGGCGTGGACGTCGTCCACGAGCCGGAGCCCGGCATCGCCGCGGCCCGCAACCGCGCGCTCGACGCGGCGGACGGGGCGGGGGACGACGTCCTCGTCTTCCTCGACGACGACGAGCGGCCCTGCGAGGGGTGGCTCGGCCTGCTGCTCTCCACCTGGCGCGCGGAGGGGGGCGGCGCAGTCGTCGGGCCCGTCGTGTCCCGCTTCCCGGGCGAGCCGGCGCCGTGGGTGCACGCCGGGGGCTTCTTCACCCGGCGGCGCCTCGCGACGGGGACCCGGGTCGACGTCGCCGCGACCAACAACCTCCTCCTCGACCTCGCGCAGGTCCGGGCGGCCGCGCCGGGCGGGCTGCGCTTCGACGCGCGCTTCGGCGTCTCGGGCGGCTCGGACACGCTCTTCACGCGACTCCTGCACGCCTCGGGCGCCGAGCTCGTGTGGTGCGACGAGGCCGTCGTCACCGACGTCGTGCCCGTCTCGCGCACGACCCGCTCCTGGGTCCTGCGCCGCCAGCTCCGCAGCGGCAACTCCCACGCCCGCGTCGAGGTCGTCGTCGCACCCTCCGCGCCCGCCCGCGTCCTCGCGCGGAGCGCCTGCGCCGGGCGTGGCCTCCTGCGCGTCGTCGCGGGCGCCGGCGGGACGGTGGCCGGCACCGTGCGCGGCGACACGTCGATGCAGGCGCGCGGCGCCAAGGCCCTGGCCCGCGGCACCGGGATGCTCGGCGGCGCGCTGGGGTGGACCTACGCCGAGTACCGGCGCCCGACGACGAAGCCCCCGTCGGCGGTCGACGGCAGCTGA